A single region of the Nitrosomonas sp. Is79A3 genome encodes:
- a CDS encoding group III truncated hemoglobin: MSQSPFSMPDPSLYSEEEIAQLVHTFYAKARKDPALGPIFEAHVIDWDAHFVQMINFWSAQLRGTSRFRGAPMPKHIALPELSAELFERWLQLFRQTTEELGNPSLQQHANAIASFIASRLWQGYQMSNYPDKEPITLRTV; this comes from the coding sequence ATGAGTCAATCACCATTTTCCATGCCCGATCCCAGTTTATATAGTGAAGAAGAAATAGCGCAACTGGTCCATACGTTTTATGCAAAAGCCAGAAAAGATCCTGCTCTGGGGCCTATTTTTGAAGCACATGTGATTGATTGGGACGCGCATTTTGTGCAAATGATCAATTTCTGGTCGGCCCAGTTACGTGGCACCAGCCGATTTCGCGGCGCGCCTATGCCTAAACATATCGCACTTCCTGAGCTTAGCGCAGAGTTATTTGAACGTTGGCTTCAACTTTTCCGACAAACAACCGAAGAACTGGGTAATCCAAGTTTGCAGCAACATGCCAATGCAATTGCCTCATTTATTGCAAGCAGGCTTTGGCAGGGGTATCAAATGAGTAATTACCCGGATAAAGAACCCATAACACTTCGTACCGTATAA
- a CDS encoding SH3 domain-containing protein, whose translation MLNRSRSEKYTMKKFLLQAMSSYPLKIPGLLLNKLSFSLLALHLAGCASQEQAPIQIIEPIPVAVSQDEGLKIEIARLEKLIAEKDELIKSQKIRQQNQAQVLREVNKEATRAQVKLHRLATKPSTASAIAEIEVALDHLKQVKISAADQILQIQAQHLVETASVFYAKDQYAQAMNHVAQAKHLIGLITDPNLKKISTENNSLLEFLTPIKLRTKANVNLRKEPNTRAPILATLKKDATLIASASQGSWLRVQTESNQGWVLSTTLEIEKNHNP comes from the coding sequence ATGCTGAATCGTTCAAGGTCAGAGAAATACACAATGAAAAAATTTTTGTTGCAAGCTATGTCATCTTATCCATTAAAAATTCCTGGTTTGTTATTGAATAAACTGAGTTTTAGCTTGCTTGCACTGCATTTGGCAGGATGTGCTTCGCAGGAACAAGCTCCCATTCAAATTATTGAACCAATACCAGTGGCAGTATCGCAGGACGAAGGTTTAAAAATTGAGATCGCACGCTTAGAGAAATTGATTGCTGAAAAAGATGAATTGATTAAAAGTCAGAAAATTCGCCAACAAAACCAAGCGCAGGTACTACGAGAAGTCAATAAAGAAGCCACTCGCGCGCAGGTAAAACTACATAGGTTAGCTACAAAACCAAGCACAGCCTCTGCAATTGCAGAAATCGAAGTGGCATTAGACCACTTGAAACAAGTTAAAATTTCTGCAGCGGATCAAATATTGCAGATCCAAGCACAACATTTAGTAGAAACTGCATCAGTATTCTATGCAAAAGATCAATATGCTCAGGCCATGAACCATGTTGCACAGGCCAAACATTTGATTGGTCTGATAACTGATCCGAATCTTAAGAAAATATCCACTGAAAATAATTCTCTTCTCGAGTTTCTTACACCGATAAAATTACGCACAAAAGCAAATGTCAATTTGCGTAAAGAACCCAATACCCGTGCGCCAATATTAGCTACCCTGAAAAAAGATGCAACATTGATAGCAAGTGCGAGTCAAGGCTCGTGGCTTCGAGTTCAGACTGAAAGCAATCAAGGCTGGGTTCTTAGCACAACACTTGAAATAGAGAAGAACCACAATCCATAA
- a CDS encoding GGDEF domain-containing protein, producing MIDDTLKRRLNYCTTLPSLPAVAVKIIEMANDPDADIRTVCEYISLDPVLAAKLLRTANTPLYKSRRVATNIRQAVSILGTHTVLVIALSFTLANSLMMTSLSNSSSAFDSNIFWRRSITSALASRALGEKLELNFLDDLFLAGLVQEIGILAYWVIMPEEYGKIFASTPDHDILLEIERKTFGAGHDELGYALLKKWHIPDYIALSCINSHSQPEPQNLGPTLQSCLAVSRYLADYFLYPHEAEKMTTLNKATQDWLGLDPSALIDVIKIMEVGLSAVEELFEMTIHHPCEVTGILAEAKELLMIHDLSRMKDLEDKSQRDGLTGAYNRTYFDETLRREFNLAMQYNLPLTIAIIDLDHFKNVNDTYGHVAGDSLLATVVKTLFDQIRQDDTLSRYGGEEFALILPGTTLTASRNLISRLKDSIAAIAYKFDGGITIKITASIGVAAYYENATHFQEPRDLIKAADYALYAAKHAGRNQIMEWSAS from the coding sequence GTGATTGATGATACATTGAAAAGACGGCTAAATTATTGCACAACGCTACCAAGCTTACCGGCGGTTGCTGTCAAAATAATCGAAATGGCTAATGATCCTGATGCCGATATCAGAACAGTTTGTGAATATATCTCTTTGGATCCAGTTCTCGCGGCAAAATTACTTCGAACAGCTAACACACCTTTATATAAATCGCGCCGGGTTGCAACAAATATCCGGCAAGCTGTTAGTATTCTTGGAACACATACCGTTCTTGTCATTGCATTATCCTTCACGTTAGCCAATTCACTCATGATGACATCGTTGTCAAATAGCAGCTCTGCTTTTGACAGTAATATTTTCTGGCGCCGGTCGATTACATCAGCGCTTGCCAGTCGTGCACTTGGGGAAAAGCTTGAGCTGAATTTCTTGGATGATTTGTTTCTGGCTGGGCTAGTGCAAGAAATCGGTATTCTTGCTTATTGGGTCATTATGCCTGAAGAATATGGCAAAATTTTTGCATCGACCCCTGATCATGATATTTTGCTTGAAATTGAACGTAAAACTTTTGGAGCTGGGCATGATGAATTGGGGTACGCACTGCTCAAAAAATGGCATATTCCGGATTATATCGCTTTATCCTGCATTAACAGTCACTCCCAACCGGAGCCCCAAAACTTAGGACCAACGCTTCAATCTTGTTTGGCTGTGTCGCGTTACTTAGCTGATTATTTTCTGTACCCGCACGAGGCTGAAAAAATGACCACTCTAAATAAAGCTACACAAGATTGGCTTGGATTGGATCCCTCTGCTCTTATTGATGTGATCAAAATTATGGAAGTTGGTTTGAGTGCTGTGGAGGAGCTTTTTGAAATGACGATTCACCATCCGTGCGAAGTAACTGGAATTCTGGCAGAAGCTAAAGAGTTACTGATGATACACGACCTGTCCAGAATGAAGGATTTGGAAGACAAATCGCAGCGTGACGGATTAACCGGTGCATACAATCGGACCTATTTCGATGAAACACTGCGGCGCGAATTCAACCTTGCCATGCAATACAATCTGCCGTTGACTATTGCTATTATTGATCTTGATCATTTTAAAAATGTGAATGATACCTACGGACATGTCGCAGGAGATTCGTTATTGGCTACTGTCGTAAAAACACTTTTCGATCAAATCCGTCAGGACGACACGCTGAGCCGTTATGGCGGCGAAGAATTTGCTTTGATTCTTCCGGGCACAACACTTACCGCCTCAAGAAATCTTATTTCCCGCTTAAAAGACTCCATTGCAGCAATTGCGTATAAATTCGATGGGGGTATTACAATCAAAATAACTGCTTCCATAGGTGTTGCTGCTTATTATGAAAATGCAACACATTTTCAGGAGCCGAGAGATCTCATTAAAGCCGCTGACTATGCGCTTTATGCTGCCAAACATGCCGGCCGGAATCAGATTATGGAATGGAGTGCCAGCTAA
- a CDS encoding leucyl aminopeptidase, with protein sequence MDFGIKVGTPEKQRGACVVVGIFESRKLTDSAKILDKVTQGYLKNILVLGDMDGKANTALLLHNVPDTLFKRVLLIGLGKEQEFKEKTFLSAVNTALSALQKTAVTDATLFLSDFPIKERTNQWKVSQIIIAAASSNYRFDQLKSKPENSPHSLRKLVMCIDSRTELAVCEEAVQQSLAVAHGMNLAKDLGNLAPNICTPTYLAKQAKDLAKTHKLKASILEEKDMEKLGMGSLLAVARGSEQPAKLIVLEYQGSGKKESPIVLVGKGVTFDTGGISLKPAAEMDEMKFDMSGAGSVLGTLLAIVEMKLPINVVGIIPATENMPSGKATKPGDVVTSMSGQTIEILNTDAEGRLILCDALTYAERYNPKVVIDIATLTGACVIALGNFTTGLISNDDKLAQELLAAGEQAVDRAWQLPLWDEYQDLLKSNFADIANIGGRAAGTITAACFLSRFTKKYRWAHLDIAGTAWKSGKEKGSTGRPVPLLTQFLITQAKTSS encoded by the coding sequence GTGGATTTTGGAATAAAAGTAGGAACCCCGGAGAAACAACGCGGAGCTTGTGTGGTGGTAGGTATTTTTGAATCAAGAAAATTGACTGATTCAGCCAAAATTCTGGATAAAGTCACCCAAGGATATCTTAAAAACATACTTGTTCTGGGTGATATGGATGGCAAAGCCAATACCGCACTGCTATTACATAATGTTCCAGATACGCTATTTAAAAGGGTTTTATTGATCGGATTAGGCAAGGAACAGGAATTCAAGGAGAAAACATTTCTATCCGCGGTCAATACTGCTTTGAGTGCCTTGCAAAAAACAGCCGTTACCGATGCAACGCTGTTTTTATCCGATTTCCCTATCAAGGAGCGGACAAATCAATGGAAAGTCTCACAAATTATCATTGCCGCAGCCAGCAGCAATTACCGGTTTGATCAGCTTAAAAGTAAACCGGAAAACAGTCCGCATAGTTTACGCAAATTAGTCATGTGCATTGATAGCCGCACTGAGCTGGCGGTCTGCGAAGAAGCCGTGCAACAAAGCTTGGCAGTGGCACATGGCATGAATCTGGCAAAAGACTTAGGTAACCTTGCGCCAAATATTTGTACACCCACGTATCTGGCTAAACAAGCTAAAGATCTTGCCAAAACGCACAAACTCAAAGCCTCTATACTTGAAGAAAAAGATATGGAGAAGCTGGGCATGGGCTCTCTTCTCGCTGTAGCGCGGGGCAGTGAACAACCGGCAAAATTAATTGTGCTGGAGTATCAGGGTTCAGGCAAAAAAGAAAGCCCGATTGTTCTGGTAGGAAAAGGTGTTACCTTTGATACCGGCGGTATTTCACTCAAACCTGCTGCCGAAATGGATGAGATGAAATTCGATATGAGCGGAGCTGGCAGTGTTTTGGGAACTCTGCTTGCAATTGTTGAAATGAAGCTACCGATTAATGTGGTCGGAATTATTCCAGCCACCGAAAATATGCCCAGTGGCAAAGCAACAAAGCCGGGCGATGTGGTAACCAGTATGTCGGGTCAAACAATTGAGATTCTAAATACCGATGCGGAAGGACGCCTGATTTTGTGTGACGCTTTAACTTACGCAGAACGCTATAACCCGAAAGTAGTGATTGATATCGCAACTTTGACTGGTGCTTGTGTAATCGCACTCGGGAATTTTACAACAGGGCTGATCAGCAATGATGATAAATTGGCGCAAGAACTACTGGCTGCCGGAGAACAAGCCGTTGACCGCGCCTGGCAGTTGCCTTTGTGGGACGAATATCAGGATTTATTGAAAAGCAATTTTGCGGATATAGCCAATATCGGTGGACGCGCTGCAGGAACCATCACAGCCGCTTGTTTTTTGTCCCGTTTTACCAAGAAATACCGCTGGGCACATTTGGATATCGCAGGTACGGCATGGAAATCCGGCAAAGAGAAAGGCTCAACCGGCCGCCCTGTACCACTACTGACGCAATTTTTAATTACACAAGCCAAGACAAGCAGTTAA
- a CDS encoding diguanylate cyclase, protein MKSIKSKIIVFSMLATLIPSLGLGILSFQQNETMISENVTRELRALANYASRELDLWIKEQVLVVRELATSKILIEGLSLGSQPQKNKFIKQQKALELYLKSVHKRLETVLELTVIDAEGEIIASNVDSPFPVTLTQHWPQDASIQGDVVVPPQWNANYATAIMSISVPVLSVDDFILGALIVTFDLRNIQPSLKDKIKSPPGDVLLLDKDGYVMLASDVSIVNTDNPVSLEPAVLKRLQDNPGEYEVFHGPRQENVVGLAYMSEKPPITVIANRSHKLIYAAWEHQRDLYIGLISIIIFVVTIIAFRMSHAIVVPLQKLIDATGRIVTGDLSVELTNTRRDELGHLTRIFNQMTDKLRLNQAEINAASVAMQQKNQLLETLSATDSLTGLYNRSKLNSIISEQLARYERTRRPFAVLMIDVDYFKTLNDSLGHVVGDEVIAAIAKNISQCIRNVDFAARYGGDEFLIILTEANVDEAMKTAERIRAHVADVYCNTLDKILRVTLSIGVIQSESQDKSVTSLLSRVDSALYEAKHAGRDQVYCIQPQSSTAI, encoded by the coding sequence TTGAAAAGCATCAAAAGCAAAATTATCGTTTTTTCAATGCTAGCCACGCTGATTCCTTCACTGGGGCTGGGCATATTGTCGTTTCAGCAGAATGAGACGATGATCAGTGAGAATGTAACACGTGAGTTGCGTGCTTTGGCTAACTATGCCAGCCGGGAGTTGGATTTATGGATTAAAGAGCAAGTTCTTGTCGTTCGCGAACTTGCAACATCTAAGATTCTTATTGAAGGATTATCTTTAGGATCTCAACCGCAGAAGAATAAATTCATAAAACAGCAGAAAGCATTAGAGCTCTATCTGAAGTCTGTGCATAAGCGATTGGAAACAGTATTGGAATTAACGGTAATCGATGCAGAAGGTGAAATAATTGCTAGTAACGTGGATTCACCTTTTCCAGTGACGCTTACTCAACATTGGCCACAAGATGCGTCTATCCAAGGAGACGTTGTTGTGCCGCCACAATGGAATGCGAATTATGCAACGGCGATAATGAGCATTTCGGTGCCTGTGTTATCGGTGGATGATTTTATCTTGGGTGCACTGATCGTAACGTTTGATTTACGCAATATTCAGCCAAGTTTAAAAGATAAAATAAAATCACCGCCTGGTGATGTTCTTTTATTGGATAAAGACGGTTACGTCATGTTGGCCAGTGATGTTTCGATTGTTAATACTGATAACCCGGTATCGCTTGAGCCTGCAGTATTAAAACGATTGCAGGACAATCCGGGGGAATATGAAGTATTTCATGGGCCACGGCAAGAAAATGTAGTGGGTTTAGCTTATATGTCGGAGAAACCACCCATAACAGTAATCGCCAATAGAAGTCATAAATTGATCTATGCTGCTTGGGAACATCAGCGTGATTTGTACATCGGTTTGATTAGTATCATCATCTTTGTTGTCACTATAATCGCTTTCCGGATGAGCCATGCTATCGTGGTTCCTTTACAAAAATTAATTGATGCGACCGGGAGAATTGTTACGGGTGATTTAAGCGTTGAATTGACTAATACACGGCGAGACGAGCTTGGTCACTTGACGCGAATATTTAACCAGATGACTGATAAGTTACGTCTAAACCAAGCTGAAATAAATGCAGCCAGTGTTGCTATGCAGCAAAAAAATCAGCTGCTGGAAACATTGTCTGCAACTGACAGCCTGACAGGGCTATATAATCGCAGCAAGCTGAATTCGATTATCAGTGAGCAATTGGCTCGCTATGAACGGACAAGGCGCCCTTTCGCTGTACTCATGATAGATGTCGATTATTTCAAAACACTCAATGATAGCCTTGGACATGTTGTTGGTGATGAAGTAATAGCCGCGATAGCGAAAAATATTTCACAATGCATTCGCAACGTTGATTTTGCTGCGCGTTATGGTGGTGACGAGTTCCTGATCATTTTAACTGAGGCGAATGTTGATGAAGCGATGAAGACAGCGGAACGTATCAGGGCGCATGTGGCCGATGTATACTGCAATACATTAGATAAAATACTCCGGGTGACACTCAGTATCGGGGTGATTCAAAGTGAATCTCAGGATAAATCCGTAACTTCTCTGCTGTCCAGGGTTGATAGTGCCCTGTATGAAGCAAAACATGCTGGACGTGACCAAGTTTATTGTATACAACCACAGTCCAGCACCGCAATATAA
- a CDS encoding NAD-dependent malic enzyme: MKELYGKALLVDPALTKSTAFTREERQRYGLRGLLPYDVASINKQIDRVLGSMRCKSTAIEKYIFLNALLERNQRLFYRTMIDHIEEIMPLVYTPTVGEACKEFAHIFRKPQGFYITPEDRGEIATILRNWPEEDIRVIVVTDGERILGLGDLGANGMGIPIGKVALYVACAGIHPAQCMPIMLDVGTNNIAIREDPLYLGYPYPRISGDAYRTLVDEFVKAVQSRFPNALIQFEDFLTPHAFEFLDKYGGQVRCFNDDIQGTAAVTLAGIYTSCRITGKKFADLNIMFLGTGSAAGGTAELIVDAFRAAGISKPEAQKRLWFIDRKGLVTAANENIKPRIKPFAQKHPACSFVDAIGEIKPDVLIGATGVAGTFTEAIVRKMAAVNEHPVIIALSNPTSHTECTAEQAYQWSDGRVIFASGSPFDAVRYGNQLFKPAQGNNAYIFPGIGLGIYASSARLVTQTMFLAAAEVLANTVTQQEISTGAVYPALTRVREVSHAIAVAVCRVAVQEGLTDSSLPEDLPGCVKTLMYEPNY; this comes from the coding sequence ATGAAAGAATTATATGGAAAAGCACTGCTGGTTGATCCGGCACTCACAAAATCAACTGCATTTACTCGAGAGGAACGCCAGCGCTATGGTTTACGTGGATTACTTCCCTATGATGTTGCAAGCATCAATAAACAAATAGATCGCGTTTTGGGCAGCATGCGCTGCAAAAGCACTGCGATTGAAAAATATATTTTTCTCAATGCTCTGCTAGAGCGCAATCAGCGGCTTTTTTATCGAACGATGATTGATCATATTGAAGAAATAATGCCTTTGGTTTATACCCCAACAGTCGGTGAAGCATGCAAGGAATTTGCGCATATATTCAGGAAACCGCAAGGATTTTATATTACACCTGAAGATCGCGGTGAGATTGCAACAATTCTGAGAAACTGGCCGGAAGAAGATATCCGTGTGATTGTTGTTACAGACGGAGAACGTATTCTGGGTTTAGGAGATTTAGGCGCCAATGGTATGGGAATACCCATCGGCAAAGTCGCTCTTTATGTAGCCTGCGCTGGGATTCATCCGGCTCAATGCATGCCTATCATGCTGGATGTTGGCACAAATAACATAGCAATACGTGAAGACCCGCTTTATTTAGGTTATCCCTATCCGAGAATTAGCGGTGATGCCTATCGGACACTGGTTGATGAATTTGTCAAAGCTGTGCAATCTCGTTTCCCAAATGCATTGATACAGTTTGAGGATTTCCTCACGCCGCATGCGTTTGAATTTCTAGACAAGTATGGTGGACAGGTTCGCTGTTTTAATGACGATATACAAGGTACTGCTGCGGTGACACTTGCAGGTATTTATACCTCTTGCCGTATTACCGGGAAGAAATTTGCCGATCTGAATATTATGTTTCTGGGCACTGGCTCTGCGGCAGGCGGCACTGCGGAATTGATAGTCGATGCATTCCGTGCAGCTGGCATAAGCAAGCCGGAAGCACAGAAACGGTTATGGTTTATCGATAGAAAAGGATTGGTGACAGCAGCAAACGAAAATATTAAACCACGCATAAAACCATTTGCTCAGAAACATCCCGCTTGCAGTTTTGTTGATGCTATCGGTGAAATTAAGCCCGATGTACTGATCGGTGCAACCGGTGTTGCCGGAACATTTACTGAGGCCATTGTGCGTAAGATGGCTGCAGTGAATGAACACCCGGTCATTATCGCCTTATCAAATCCAACTTCACATACTGAGTGCACTGCTGAACAGGCTTATCAATGGAGTGATGGGCGAGTAATCTTTGCCAGCGGCAGCCCTTTTGACGCCGTGCGGTACGGCAATCAGTTATTCAAGCCCGCTCAAGGTAATAACGCTTATATTTTTCCAGGCATAGGTCTTGGAATTTACGCAAGTTCGGCCCGGCTTGTCACACAAACTATGTTTCTAGCAGCTGCCGAGGTGTTGGCAAATACCGTTACACAACAGGAGATCAGCACTGGCGCGGTTTATCCCGCATTGACACGGGTACGTGAGGTTTCCCATGCGATTGCTGTTGCAGTTTGCCGGGTTGCAGTTCAAGAAGGATTGACGGATTCCAGCTTGCCTGAGGATCTGCCTGGCTGTGTTAAGACGCTGATGTATGAACCGAATTATTAA
- the serB gene encoding phosphoserine phosphatase SerB, translating into MNLIIQGLEVNNSDLRALAKLSQADGIERITGHAFRLINAIHSNAISEYCTQAELDFAFVNLDQKLSDFKLIAMDMDSTLLAIESIDEIADMQGIKSQVAEITLQTMRGEISFEESLTRRTALLRGLHHDALQKVYDERVKLNPGAERMLLQARLSGLKTMVISGGFTFFTDRIKARLGFDFAAANVLEIVDNRLTGKVIGKILGRQGKAQVLKKIRDELGIKCEQIIAIGDGANDLDMMTEAGVSIAYHAKPIVRDHATYSIDYVGLDGVINLFK; encoded by the coding sequence ATGAATCTGATTATTCAGGGACTGGAAGTCAATAATAGTGACTTGCGGGCCTTAGCAAAATTATCCCAAGCAGATGGGATTGAACGGATTACCGGTCACGCTTTCCGGTTAATAAATGCCATTCATTCCAATGCTATCTCCGAATATTGCACACAAGCAGAATTAGATTTTGCTTTTGTAAACCTCGATCAGAAGCTTTCTGATTTTAAATTGATTGCAATGGATATGGATTCCACGCTATTGGCAATTGAATCTATAGATGAAATTGCTGATATGCAGGGTATAAAATCCCAGGTAGCAGAAATTACATTGCAAACCATGCGTGGCGAAATAAGTTTTGAAGAAAGCCTCACGCGCCGCACAGCTTTATTGCGAGGCTTGCATCATGATGCATTGCAAAAAGTCTATGACGAACGTGTAAAACTTAACCCCGGTGCTGAGAGAATGCTGCTACAAGCCAGGTTATCCGGGTTAAAAACGATGGTTATCTCTGGCGGTTTCACATTTTTTACCGATCGGATTAAAGCTAGGCTGGGATTTGATTTCGCGGCTGCCAATGTGCTGGAGATTGTGGATAATAGACTGACAGGCAAAGTGATTGGAAAAATTCTTGGCAGACAAGGAAAAGCGCAAGTATTAAAAAAGATTCGTGACGAACTGGGTATTAAGTGTGAGCAGATTATCGCTATTGGGGATGGTGCCAATGATCTGGACATGATGACAGAGGCCGGAGTCAGTATTGCGTACCACGCTAAACCCATCGTAAGGGACCATGCAACTTATTCAATCGACTACGTGGGGTTGGATGGTGTTATCAATTTATTCAAATAA
- a CDS encoding universal stress protein, protein MYQRILVPIDGSATSERALDEAIKFAQQQNAQVEVIHVLEDIWYFDNEDYLNYAELIQSMRGIGEKILAQAQKKLKQAGVAAEIKLLETQGERIASVIATEAKNNRVDLIIIGTHGRSGFSRMLMGSIAEGVVRTAHIPILLIRGVDV, encoded by the coding sequence ATGTATCAGCGAATTTTAGTACCCATTGATGGCAGTGCAACTTCTGAGCGAGCATTGGATGAAGCCATTAAATTTGCGCAACAGCAAAATGCACAAGTGGAAGTGATACATGTATTAGAAGATATCTGGTATTTTGACAATGAGGATTATCTAAATTATGCGGAGCTAATCCAATCCATGAGAGGAATTGGAGAAAAAATACTGGCACAAGCGCAAAAGAAACTTAAACAGGCCGGAGTCGCAGCTGAAATAAAATTGCTTGAAACGCAGGGGGAACGTATTGCCAGCGTTATTGCTACGGAAGCTAAGAATAACCGGGTAGATTTGATCATTATCGGAACGCATGGCCGATCTGGTTTTAGCCGTATGCTAATGGGTAGTATTGCGGAAGGCGTGGTACGAACGGCGCATATTCCGATTCTTCTGATTCGTGGTGTTGATGTTTGA
- a CDS encoding DUF4126 family protein — MENYEALLATIALMMGASWASGINLYAVLLVLGWGGSTGHIDLPAELSVLEDPLVIAAAGVMYFIEFFMDKIPGMDSVWDSIQTFVRIPAGAMLAAGAVGDVTPALGIAAGILGGGVAATSHATKTGTRLLINTSPEPFTNWSASIGGDLLVLSGMWAALKHPEIFLVLFVIFLGFSIWFLPKLWRLIKILLSKIGKFLGLSKAQSFVTDESGFRTPKAESQQYDQITALARLEQLRDKGMLTEQEFEQQKNNILKGNIQ; from the coding sequence ATGGAAAATTATGAGGCGCTATTAGCGACCATTGCACTAATGATGGGTGCTTCCTGGGCAAGTGGCATCAATCTGTATGCGGTGTTGCTGGTACTAGGCTGGGGTGGCTCAACAGGTCATATCGATTTGCCTGCCGAATTATCGGTATTGGAAGATCCATTGGTGATTGCGGCAGCCGGTGTTATGTATTTCATAGAATTTTTTATGGATAAGATACCTGGTATGGATTCCGTGTGGGATTCCATTCAAACCTTTGTTCGTATTCCGGCTGGTGCCATGCTGGCAGCGGGTGCGGTTGGCGATGTGACGCCAGCGCTCGGGATTGCAGCAGGTATTCTGGGAGGTGGCGTGGCGGCAACGAGTCATGCAACCAAGACAGGTACTCGGCTATTGATTAATACATCCCCCGAGCCATTTACGAATTGGTCGGCCTCCATTGGGGGAGATCTGCTAGTGCTCTCGGGAATGTGGGCAGCATTAAAACATCCCGAGATCTTTCTCGTTTTATTTGTTATTTTCTTGGGTTTTTCGATTTGGTTTTTACCCAAATTATGGCGTCTAATTAAAATATTACTCTCGAAAATCGGAAAATTTCTCGGATTATCAAAAGCACAATCTTTTGTAACTGATGAGTCGGGTTTTCGTACACCCAAGGCAGAATCGCAGCAATATGATCAAATTACAGCACTAGCGCGCTTGGAACAATTAAGAGACAAAGGCATGCTTACGGAACAAGAATTTGAACAGCAGAAAAATAATATTCTTAAAGGGAACATTCAATAG